In Nocardioides sp. WS12, the DNA window ATCGGCTGCCTTGCAGACCGCGGCCACGCTCAAGCGCATCCGTCGCGGCTACGCCGGCTGATCGCTGGGGGTGAGACCGGCGCAGGACCACTGGTCCTGACGCCGTAGGCTCAACCCCCGTGAAGACGTTCGACGAGCTGTTCGCTGAGCTCAGCGAGAAGGCCCAGACCCGGCCCGAGGGCTCGGGCACCGTGGCGGCCCTCGATGCCGGCGTCCATGCGATCGGCAAGAAGCTGATCGAGGAAGCCGCCGAGTCATGGATGGCCGCAGAGCATGAGGGCCGTGAGGCCACCGCGCTGGAGATCAGCCAGTTGCTCTACCACGCCCAGGTCCTCATGATCGCGAGCGGACTGTCGCTCGAGGACGTCTACACCCACCTCTGAGGAATCACCAATGCTGAAGATCGCCGTCCCCAACAAGGGGGCCCTGTCCGAGGCCGCCTCGACGATGTTGCGCGAAGCGGGCTACGCCCAGCGCACGGACTCCAAGCAGCTCACCAAGCTCGACCCGGACAACGGCGTCGAGTTCTTCTACCTGCGTCCGCGCGACATCGCGCTGTACGTCGGTGAGGGCACGCTCGACGCCGGTATCACCGGGCGCGACCTGCTCCTCGACTCCCACGCGCACGCCACCGAGGCGCTGCAGCTCGGCTTCGGTCGCTCGAAGTTCCGTTTCGCCGCGGTGCCCGGGACGGCGAAGACCGTCTCCGACCTCACGGGCCTCCGGGTTGCGACGTCGTACGACGGTGTCCTGAAGCGGTACCTCGCCGACCTCGGCGTCGACGCCAGTGTCGTGCGCCTCGACGGTGCGGTGGAGACCAGCATCCAGCTCGGCGTGGCCGACGTGATCGCGGACGTCGTCGAGACGGGCAGCACCCTGCGGGCCGCCGGTCTCGAAGTGTTCGGCGACGTCATCCTCGAGTCCGAGGCCGTGATGATCACCCGTGTGGGCGCCGACGCCGGCGCCCTGGAGATCTTCACCCGGCGCCTCCAGGGCGTCCTGGTGGCTCGCGCTTACGTGATGATGGACTACGACATCCCGGTCCAGAAGGTCGAGCAGGCCATCGCGCTGACTCCCGGGATCGAGAGCCCGACCGTCAGCCCGCTTCATCGCGAAGGCTGGGTCGCGGTCCGCTCGATGGTGCAGCGGGCCTCGGCGCAGCGAGTGATGGACGACCTGTGGGCGCTCGGCGCACGAGCCATCCTCACGACCGACATCCACGCCTGCCGGCTCTGATGGCGGATCCGCAAGGAGCCCCTCAGCTTCCTCGGACCTGGCGCCCGTTCGGTCCGCGGATGGCTGCGGCCATCTTCGGGATCGTGCTCGTCGGTGCCTTCGCCTGGCTGTGGGTCGGCTTCGACCAGGGCACCAAGGATTCGGTCGGGTTCCTGCAGAAGGCCACCGTCATTGGCTTCATCCTGCTGGGCCTGATCCTGATGAACGCCTTGGCCCGGTCCCGCGTGACCGCTCGCGAGAGCGGCCTGACGATCATCAACGGTTACCGCAAGCACGAACTGGCGTGGTCCGAAGTGGGTGCGGTGAAGTTCCCGCAGGGGGCACCGTGGCCGCACCTGCTGCAGTCCGAGGACGAGAAGCTGTCCCTGATGGGCATCCACGCGTCCGACGGTCAGCGGGCCGCGATCGCGATCCGCGAACTACGCGCCGTCGTGGCCGACCGCAAGGCCTGAGCGTCGGTTCTTCGGCAGGGCGCGAATGCCCCAGGTGGCGGCGAAGGTCGCGCCGGGGTCGAGGGTGACGAGGTCGTCGCCGGAGTTGAAAGCGTCCGGGGGAGCCGTCATCGGCTCCACGGCGACGGATGCGCGCGGCGTCTTCGTGTCCTCGCCGGTGTAGACCTGCAGCCACTTGTGGTGCTCGTCGACCCAGAGGGCAACGCCGTGGCCGTCGCCCTGGTCGCTGACCAGTGTCACTGTCGCAATGCCGGCTTCGTCGCGCCGCAGGTCGGTCACGGCGTGGTTGAGCACCATCATCCCGATCGGGTCCGGGTCGTCGTCGTAGAGGATCTCCGCAGCCGGGCCGCGTCCAGTCGGGAGCAGCCGGTCCGGGTCCGTCTTCAGGTAGGTCTGGGCCTGCAACGTGAGTTCCCACAGGCCGCATTCACCCTCGCCCGCCACGAGGTACGGGTGCGCCCCCGAGGCGTACGGCGCTGCGGTGGTCGCCAGGTTCGTCGCGGCCTGGGTCACGTGGAGCCCATCCGACCCGACGGCATAGGTGACCCGGAGGTCAAGCGCCCACGGATAGCCGGTCTGGGCGGGCAGGAAGTAGTTGAGCTCCAGTCGATTGGCCTCGTGGGCAACGACTGTCCAGGCTACCCACCGCACCAGTCCGTGCGACGCGTTCTGTCGAGACGGCTCGGTCAGCGCGAGTTGTTGGGTCTTCCCGCCGAACGAGTAGCGACCGTCGCGGATCCGGTTCGGCCACGGCATCAGCAGTTGCCCCCGGCCACCGTCGGCCATCGCGTCCTCGGCGAATCCCTCGATCAGCGGACGTCCCTCGAACGTGAGGTCACGCAGCGCGCCGCCGCTCTCGGTCACCACGGCGCGATAGCCCGCGGACTCGATGACGTGCTGGGTTCCGCTCGGTGGCTTCACGACACCGCACCCTAGCCGCGGATCAGGTCGCGATCACCAGATCTGCACGGGCCCGCGTGTTCTCCCGCTCGTGCAGGGCGGTTTCGTCGTCGAGCCAGGTCAGCCAGTGGCCGCGCTGGTCCTCGCCGTCGCGAGCCAGGCCACGCGCCAGCCGGGTCTCCCGATCGGCCTCCACCCAGACGAGCAACGTCACCAGGTCGTCGTACGACGACGCGGCGGAGCCGACGCCCTCGAGGATGAGCAACGGGCCGGGTGCGACCACGTGGGCTTCCGCCCAGTCGTCGGAGTGCCAGTCCCAGCGCCACCAATGGCCGGGCTGCCCGGCCGCCAGCGGACGGAGCAGCGCCTCGATGCTCGCGCCGAGCCCCGGAAGTCCGCGCCAGCCCTCGAGCATCTCGTCGGTGCCGATCACGACGGCCTCGGGCGCGAGAGCCGCGATCGCCGCAGCAAGGGTGGTCTTGCCGGAGCCGGCCAGCCCGTCGATGCAGATCAGCCGACCGACGCCCAGCGTTGCCGGGCGGGCAAGGGCGGCAGCCAGGACCTCAGAAGGCGAGGCCATGTCCCCGGTAGGTCGGCACTTCGTCGACGAAGCGTTCGCCGTCGGCCAACAGCACGGTGTTGCCGTGCTCGAACGGCTCACCGGACTTCGCGTGCCGGAACCACACGAGGTCGCCGATCGCGAGCGCCGGAGCGTTGGTTCCGACGAGCGGCGTCTGGACCTCGCCTGCACCCTCGAGACCCGTCAGGCTCAGCCCGGCCGGGGCCCACGGCGTCGGCGCTCGGTCGGCGCCCGTGGGGCCCGACGCGATCAGGCCACCGCCGTGCACGGTTGCGATCTCGTGGGTTGGCTTGCGGGTGACCGGCAACCCGAAGAACGCAGCGGGTGCGGGCTGGAACGACTGGTAGTGGTCGAACAGCGTCGGCCCCAGGAGGCCGGAGCCCGCGGTGACCTCGGTGACGACCGGGTCGGCGGCCGAGGATTCCAGCGAACCTGAGCCGCCGGCGTTCCAGAAGATCGGGCCGGTGTGGCCGCGGTGCCCCTCGAGCGCGCTCAGCCCCTCGGTGATCGCGGTCCGGCGCACCTCGAGTTGGGCGACCGACAGTTGCTTGAGCTTGCGGACGATCGCGGACTTCGCGCGCTGGGTCGGCACCGCGTCGGGAACGCCGGCCACCTGGCCCTCGTAGGTCATCACGCCGACGAACTGGAAGCCCGGTCGCTCGATCACGGTGCGGGCAAGTTCGCTGACCGACCCGACGTCGTACAAGGGGGAGCGCTTGGGACCGACCAGTTGGCCGCCCCAGCGCAGGCCGGCGTCGATGTCGATGGCGACCCGGATCGGGACCGCCGTGGACGCGCGGAGGGCGTCGACCGCATCGAGGTGGGCGACGTCGTCGATCATGATCGTGATCCGCGACGCCGCACGGGGCGAGGCGACCAGCGACGCCAGCGCACGTCGGTCGACGCTGGGATACGCGACCACGACGTCGTCGCTGATGTCCTGCTCCGCGAGCCACAGCGCCTCGGCCAGCGTATAGGCGAGCACGCCGGCGAAGCCGTCGATCGCCAGCGCGCGGGTGATCAGCGCGGGGACCCGCAGCGACTTCGAGGCCACCCGGATCGGCGTCCCGCCCGCCCGGCGGACCAGGTCCGCGGCGCTGGCGTCGAACGCGTCGAGATCGACCACGAACGTGGGGGTGGAAAGCGGGTCGGGCCAGGCCTGGACGGCCGTGGCGAGGCGCGCAGCCAGGCGGTTGCGCGCGACAGACGTGTGATGCACGTCGTCATGTTTCCACGAGTGCCATGATCCTCCGGTGACCGAACCGCCGAACGAGCGCCCGGATGCGCGCCGCCTCGAAGGATCGGCCTACGTCGATGACGACGGCAGCGCCGATGCAGCACTCGCCACCGCCCTCCAGCAGTACGACGAAGGGTCGGCGCCGTACCCCGCCGTCATCGCTGCGATCGCCCCCGCGCGGCTGATCGTCCCGGTGATTGCCCTCCTCGGTGAGACCGGAGAAGGCGCCGTGGGGGCCGACGGCACCGCACTCGTCACCGACAAGTCCAGCGACATGGCCGCCGTACTCCTGACCGGGGCTGACGGCCGGCTCGCGCTGCTTGCCTTCACCGACCTCGACGCACTCGCGCGCTGGGACCCGCAAGCCCGACCGGTGCCGGTTGCCGCTCACCTCGCGGCGGCGACCGCCGTGCAGGAGGGAGCCGCGGCCGTGGTCATCGACGTCGCTGGACCGCACGCCTTTGCCCTGGCCGACGACGACCTCCATCGGGTCGCTTCGGGATGGACCACGGTCCAGCTCGAGGACGGTGGCTGGGGCTGGCTCGGCACTGCTCCGGCCGACCACGTTGCGGATTAGCCGCCAGCGGAACATCTCCGATACCATCGGGCGTTGACCGATCAGTTGGCTCGCAAGAGTCGGCAGATCCACAAGCGGGGACCAGCACCATCGTCTCCCACCCGCACGACCGCCAGGTCGTCGGGTCCGGTCCATGGAGAGCCCTTCTCCGCTGTCACGACAGCGGAGTGGCACGACGGGGTTCGCTACTGGCTTCCGCTTGTTTTTAGCGGGAGCCTTTTCGTTTTCCCAGTTCCACTGGGGAAGAGCGGTGACGGACTCCCGACCGAACGAGTTTGGAGGACACATCAGCACCGAGCTGCGCATCAACGAGCGGATCCGGGTTCCCGAGGTCCGGCTTGTTGGACCCAACGGCGAGACCGTGGGCATCGTTTCCACCGACCAGGCACTCAAGCTTGCGCAAGAGGCCGACCTGGACCTGGTGGAGATCGCCCCCATGGGCAAGCCCCCCGTCTGCAAGCTCATGGACTACGGGAAGTTCAAGTACGAGAACGCC includes these proteins:
- a CDS encoding phosphoribosyl-ATP diphosphatase; this encodes MKTFDELFAELSEKAQTRPEGSGTVAALDAGVHAIGKKLIEEAAESWMAAEHEGREATALEISQLLYHAQVLMIASGLSLEDVYTHL
- a CDS encoding amino acid deaminase/aldolase, producing MHHTSVARNRLAARLATAVQAWPDPLSTPTFVVDLDAFDASAADLVRRAGGTPIRVASKSLRVPALITRALAIDGFAGVLAYTLAEALWLAEQDISDDVVVAYPSVDRRALASLVASPRAASRITIMIDDVAHLDAVDALRASTAVPIRVAIDIDAGLRWGGQLVGPKRSPLYDVGSVSELARTVIERPGFQFVGVMTYEGQVAGVPDAVPTQRAKSAIVRKLKQLSVAQLEVRRTAITEGLSALEGHRGHTGPIFWNAGGSGSLESSAADPVVTEVTAGSGLLGPTLFDHYQSFQPAPAAFFGLPVTRKPTHEIATVHGGGLIASGPTGADRAPTPWAPAGLSLTGLEGAGEVQTPLVGTNAPALAIGDLVWFRHAKSGEPFEHGNTVLLADGERFVDEVPTYRGHGLAF
- a CDS encoding PH domain-containing protein gives rise to the protein MAAAIFGIVLVGAFAWLWVGFDQGTKDSVGFLQKATVIGFILLGLILMNALARSRVTARESGLTIINGYRKHELAWSEVGAVKFPQGAPWPHLLQSEDEKLSLMGIHASDGQRAAIAIRELRAVVADRKA
- a CDS encoding aldose 1-epimerase family protein; translated protein: MKPPSGTQHVIESAGYRAVVTESGGALRDLTFEGRPLIEGFAEDAMADGGRGQLLMPWPNRIRDGRYSFGGKTQQLALTEPSRQNASHGLVRWVAWTVVAHEANRLELNYFLPAQTGYPWALDLRVTYAVGSDGLHVTQAATNLATTAAPYASGAHPYLVAGEGECGLWELTLQAQTYLKTDPDRLLPTGRGPAAEILYDDDPDPIGMMVLNHAVTDLRRDEAGIATVTLVSDQGDGHGVALWVDEHHKWLQVYTGEDTKTPRASVAVEPMTAPPDAFNSGDDLVTLDPGATFAATWGIRALPKNRRSGLAVGHDGA
- the hisG gene encoding ATP phosphoribosyltransferase, with product MLKIAVPNKGALSEAASTMLREAGYAQRTDSKQLTKLDPDNGVEFFYLRPRDIALYVGEGTLDAGITGRDLLLDSHAHATEALQLGFGRSKFRFAAVPGTAKTVSDLTGLRVATSYDGVLKRYLADLGVDASVVRLDGAVETSIQLGVADVIADVVETGSTLRAAGLEVFGDVILESEAVMITRVGADAGALEIFTRRLQGVLVARAYVMMDYDIPVQKVEQAIALTPGIESPTVSPLHREGWVAVRSMVQRASAQRVMDDLWALGARAILTTDIHACRL
- a CDS encoding SseB family protein, encoding MTEPPNERPDARRLEGSAYVDDDGSADAALATALQQYDEGSAPYPAVIAAIAPARLIVPVIALLGETGEGAVGADGTALVTDKSSDMAAVLLTGADGRLALLAFTDLDALARWDPQARPVPVAAHLAAATAVQEGAAAVVIDVAGPHAFALADDDLHRVASGWTTVQLEDGGWGWLGTAPADHVAD
- a CDS encoding 4-amino-4-deoxy-L-arabinose transferase, whose amino-acid sequence is MASPSEVLAAALARPATLGVGRLICIDGLAGSGKTTLAAAIAALAPEAVVIGTDEMLEGWRGLPGLGASIEALLRPLAAGQPGHWWRWDWHSDDWAEAHVVAPGPLLILEGVGSAASSYDDLVTLLVWVEADRETRLARGLARDGEDQRGHWLTWLDDETALHERENTRARADLVIAT